Genomic segment of Candidatus Methylomirabilota bacterium:
CTGCCGAACCCCTACTACCTGCACATCGTCATCATGGCCGGGATCTTCGCGATCCTGGCGCTGAGCCTCAACCTGCTGCTCGGCTACACGGGTCAGCTCTCGCTGGGGCACACGGCGTTCTTCGGCATCGGCGCCTACACCTCGGCGCTGCTGACGCTCCGGCTCGAGTGGTCGTTCTGGCTGGGCCTGCCGGCGGCCGCGGTCGCCGCCGGCCTGGCGGGTTGGGCCATCGGGCGGCTGGCGCTCAAGCTGCGGGGAGCCTACTTCGTCCTCGTCACCCTCAGCTTCGCCGGCGTGATCTCGCTCGTGAGCGTGAACTGGATGGATCTCACCAACGGCCCGCTCGGTCTGCCGGGCGTCCCCGCCCCCTCCCTGGGGCCGTGGTCGCTGCGGGGCAAGCCCGCCTACTACTATCTGGTCCTCGCCGCCCTGGCCCTGGCCTACGTCGTCTGCCACCGGCTGGTGTACTCGCGGATCGGCCGCGCGTTCCTGGCCCTGCGCGAGAACGAGGCGCTGGCGGAGTCGGTCGGCATCGACGTCACCCGCTATCTGGTGCTGGCGGCGGTCGTCAGCGCGGCCCTGGCGGGGATGGCCGGCAGCCTCTACGCCCACTACACGCGCTTCGTCAGCCCCGAGGTCTTCCTCTTCACCTACACGGTCACGATGGTGATCATGGTGGTCGCCGGCGGCAAGGGCACACTGGCCGGCCCTTTGGTCGGCGCCG
This window contains:
- a CDS encoding branched-chain amino acid ABC transporter permease; the protein is MKPLAVLLSAGLALTVPAWLPNPYYLHIVIMAGIFAILALSLNLLLGYTGQLSLGHTAFFGIGAYTSALLTLRLEWSFWLGLPAAAVAAGLAGWAIGRLALKLRGAYFVLVTLSFAGVISLVSVNWMDLTNGPLGLPGVPAPSLGPWSLRGKPAYYYLVLAALALAYVVCHRLVYSRIGRAFLALRENEALAESVGIDVTRYLVLAAVVSAALAGMAGSLYAHYTRFVSPEVFLFTYTVTMVIMVVAGGKGTLAGPLVGAALFTVLPEALRAATSWQWQMLAYGVILVLLVFFLPRGIVP